The Rhodopseudomonas palustris genome window below encodes:
- the petA gene encoding ubiquinol-cytochrome c reductase iron-sulfur subunit has product MTAITSEQPTRRDVLYLATGALAAVGAAAVVWPFVSQLNPDAGTVAAGFPLEVDLAPIAEGQVVKVFWRGQPIFISHRTPKEIQSAQSADWQSFRDPEPDSARVKPGKEQWLVVSAICTHLGCVPTEHQGNYDGWFCQCHGSQYDSAGRIRLGPAPRNLPLVPYKFATDTQIIIGET; this is encoded by the coding sequence ATGACCGCCATTACGTCTGAACAGCCGACCCGCCGCGACGTGTTGTATTTGGCGACCGGGGCCCTGGCCGCGGTCGGCGCTGCCGCCGTGGTGTGGCCGTTCGTGTCTCAGCTCAATCCCGATGCCGGCACGGTTGCGGCCGGCTTCCCGCTCGAAGTCGATCTGGCGCCGATTGCGGAAGGTCAGGTCGTCAAGGTGTTCTGGCGCGGCCAGCCGATCTTCATCAGCCACCGCACGCCGAAGGAAATCCAGTCGGCGCAGTCCGCCGATTGGCAGAGCTTCCGTGATCCTGAGCCCGACTCTGCTCGCGTCAAGCCCGGCAAGGAGCAGTGGTTGGTGGTGTCGGCGATCTGCACCCACCTCGGCTGCGTGCCGACCGAGCATCAGGGCAATTACGACGGCTGGTTCTGCCAGTGCCACGGCTCGCAATACGACTCTGCCGGCCGCATCCGGCTGGGGCCGGCGCCGCGTAACCTGCCGCTGGTGCCCTACAAGTTCGCCACCGACACGCAGATCATCATCGGCGAGACCTGA
- a CDS encoding PadR family transcriptional regulator yields the protein MDGVDNSPRRCGFGMPGCRWGRRGMGGRGMGGGEMMRAGRMLAQGDLKLIALALIAEQPRHGYDIIKMIEEKTAGFYAPSPGVVYPTLTFLEETGHVIAQPEGAKKLYFVTDEGREHLAANRALADAVFDRLAAFGEMMRQQNGDSGTEGNELPPLLRAALDNLREVAIRQIVKDPDNEAELVAILARAAGELRKT from the coding sequence ATGGACGGCGTCGACAACAGCCCGCGACGATGCGGGTTTGGGATGCCCGGGTGCCGGTGGGGCCGCCGGGGCATGGGCGGCCGCGGAATGGGCGGCGGCGAGATGATGCGCGCCGGACGGATGCTGGCGCAGGGCGACCTCAAGCTGATCGCGCTGGCGCTGATCGCCGAACAGCCGCGCCACGGCTACGACATCATCAAGATGATCGAGGAGAAGACCGCCGGTTTCTACGCCCCGAGCCCGGGCGTGGTGTATCCGACGCTCACCTTCCTTGAAGAAACCGGCCACGTCATCGCCCAGCCGGAAGGCGCCAAGAAGCTGTATTTCGTCACCGACGAGGGCCGTGAGCACTTGGCCGCCAATCGCGCGTTGGCCGATGCGGTGTTCGACCGCCTCGCCGCGTTCGGCGAGATGATGCGGCAACAGAACGGCGACAGCGGCACCGAGGGCAACGAGCTGCCGCCGCTGCTGCGGGCGGCGCTCGACAACCTCCGGGAAGTCGCGATCCGCCAGATCGTCAAAGACCCGGACAACGAAGCAGAGCTTGTTGCGATCCTCGCCCGCGCCGCCGGCGAGCTTCGCAAAACGTAG